In one window of Lathyrus oleraceus cultivar Zhongwan6 unplaced genomic scaffold, CAAS_Psat_ZW6_1.0 chrUn0214, whole genome shotgun sequence DNA:
- the LOC127112970 gene encoding WAT1-related protein At1g09380 produces MTMSLGLFYFGLRDTTATYSVNFLNLIPICTFLISIMLRIENLKIETLSGKAKCLGTIACVGGALATSLYKGKEFYIGQHHNHYVDKIVTATHKTHMLHGTFFLIGSCCSYTTWFIMQVKLVKVFPLRYWGTMLSCIMAAIQSAVIGVFINSSKESWRLEWNLQLITILYSGVLATAATFCLLSWAITIKGPTYPSMFNPLTLVFVAILEAIVLGEPLRVGTLLGMILIILGLYYFLWGKRNEMPHMSQTNVAASELSISMTDDATVHKSTTTIASSSSPYESIP; encoded by the exons ATGACAATGTCTCTAGGATTATTCTATTTTGGTCTTCGAGACACGACTGCTACTTACTCTGTCAACTTCCTCAACTTAATCCCTATTTGCACTTTCTTGATCTCTATCATGCTCAG AATAGAGAATCTAAAGATTGAAACATTGAGTGGTAAAGCCAAGTGTCTCGGGACAATTGCGTGTGTTGGTGGAGCATTAGCTACAAGTCTTTACAAAGGAAAGGAATTTTATATTGGTCAACATCACAATCACTATGTTGATAAGATTGTGACTGCAACACACAAAACTCACATGCTTCATGGGACTTTCTTTTTAATTGGATCGTGTTGTTCTTACACAACATGGTTTATCATGCAA GTTAAGTTGGTTAAAGTATTTCCATTGAGATATTGGGGAACAATGCTATCGTGCATTATGGCTGCAATTCAATCAGCAGTAATAGGTGTATTCATAAATTCTAGTAAAGAATCTTGGAGGTTAGAGTGGAATCTACAACTTATTACTATACTTTATTCG GGAGTATTGGCTACTGCTGCTACATTTTGTTTACTATCATGGGCAATTACTATTAAGGGACCTACTTATCCTTCAATGTTCAATCCTCTTACTCTAGTTTTTGTTGCAATATTAGAGGCTATTGTACTTGGCGAACCACTAAGAGTTGGAAC GTTGTTGGGCATGATTTTGATTATTCTAGGATTGTATTACTTTTTATGGGGCAAAAGGAATGAAATGCCACATATGTCTCAAACAAATGTAGCAGCTTCTGAGTTATCAATAAGCATGACTGATGATGCTACTGTGCataaatcaacaacaacaatagcatCGAGTTCTTCACCTTATGAGAGTATACCGTGA